One window of Salmo salar chromosome ssa11, Ssal_v3.1, whole genome shotgun sequence genomic DNA carries:
- the LOC100329180 gene encoding macrophage colony stimulating factor receptor-like protein isoform X2 has translation MLFLALFLGIMLCTAQERSPPVIRLNSVLLREAERTLPLGTSFTLTCEGDSTATWSTTAFKRRNTKQGSMITTRHLTADYTGTYKCVYDNQPDLFSEVHIYVKDPINILVTPRNMRDVKEGGDLLLCQLTDPSATDLSLRMANGDPTPPDMNYTVSPRRGILIRNLLISHSANYICSAKINGVTTRSKDITINVVQRLRWPPSVLIEVDGYVSIVGEELLIPCITSNPNHFYNVTWKHSSLKALNFLQKVMQDKQVHITSTVTIPAVTMSDTGNFTCTAMNEAGANRSTTYLQVVDEPYIRLIPRLSPNLYQNGSLVNVKEGENLEISILIEAYPQIKEHWWDVPMSHSHNISTHGETWTAQDNYRYESSLLLHRVRSEERGQYTLHTRSARLDRSITFNIQVYQKPSAMLRLKNSTTLICTSSGYPAPTILWYQCPGIQSTCDADNDTVEVQPLFTSTMEVQSELTLSPSTEEVTVECVTFNFAGKNRDIFVSHVLATTSSTFVMSELFTPTLIGATSTAALLFLLLVIVLYKYKQKPKYEVRWKIIQANDGNNYTFIDPTQLPYNKKWEFPRDKLRLGQILGAGAFGKVVEATAYGLGTDDNMTTRVAVKMLKPSAHSEEREALMSELKILSHLGCHDNIVNLLGACTQGGPMLMITEYCSHGDLLNFLRGKAKLFLDSTLSGPGVPEVSGDSDHYKNTCSQESRVRSDSGISCSSSNNYQDMHPAQRPKYCPMGSLCEDPETDTWSLDIEDLLRVSYQVAQGMDFLASKNCIHRDVAARNVLLTDGHVAKICDFGLARDIENDSNYVVKGNARLPVKWMAPESIFDCVYTVQSDVWSYGILLWEVFSLGKSPYPNIVVDTRFYKMIKDGCHMSQPDFAPPEIYTIMKMCWNMEPTVRPTFSTIGQLIQSLLPDQPDQTYRNVQDKTPQQEAGEQCDQAKISEDCDQTLNHEEEEQPLMMRNNNYQFC, from the exons ATGCTCTTCCTAGCCCTTTTCCTGGGCATCATGCTCTGCACAGCCCAAG AGCGAAGTCCTCCAGTGATCAGGCTGAACTCTGTGTTGCTGAGGGAGGCTGAGAGGACTTTGCCTTTAGGAACGTCGTTCACCTTGACCTGTGAGGGGGACAGCACAGCCACCTGGTCTACCACAGCGTTCAAAAGGAGGAACACTAAACAGGGGAGTATGATTACCACCAGGCACCTTACAGCAGACTACACTGGCACATACAAGTGTGTGTATGACAACCAACCAGACCTGTTCTCAGAGGTCCACATCTATGTGAAAG ATCCCATTAACATCCTGGTAACCCCCCGCAACATGAGAGATGTTAAGGAGGGCGGGGATCTTCTCCTCTGTCAGCTGACAGACCCCAGTGCCACAGACCTGTCCCTCCGTATGGCCAACGGAGACCCAACACCCCCCGACATGAACTACACTGTCAGTCCCAGGAGAGGGATCCTCATCAGAAACCTTCTGATCAGTCACAGTGCAAACTACATCTGCAGCGCAAAGATCAATGGGGTCACAACACGCTCCAAAGACATCACCATCAATGTCGTTCAAA GGTTGCGTTGGCCACCGTCTGTGTTAATTGAGGTAGATGGGTATGTTAGTATTGTTGGAGAGGAGCTCCTCATCCCCTGCatcaccagtaaccctaaccACTTCTACAACGTCACCTGGAAACACTCCTCCCTCAAA gcATTGAACTTCTTACAAAAAGTAATGCAGGACAAGCAGGTCCACATCACCAGTACTGTGACTATCCCAGCTGTGACCATGTCTGATACAGGAAACTTCACCTGTACAGCCATGAATGAGGCTGGGGCCAACAGGTCCACCACCTACCTGCAGGTCGTAG ACGAGCCTTACATTAGGCTCATACCCCGCCTGTCACCCAATCTATACCAAAATGGCTCCTTAGTCAATGTGAAAGAAGGGGAGAACCTTGAGATAAGCATTCTGATCGAGGCCTATCCCCAAATCAAGGAGCATTGGTGGGATGTGCCCATGTCTCACAGTCACAACATCTCCACTCATGGCGAGACATGGACCGCCCAAGACAATTACAG GTACGAGAGCAGCCTGCTGCTACACAGAGTCAGGTCTGAGGAGAGGGGCCAGTACACCCTCCACACCAGGAGCGCGCGCCTCGACAGATCCATCACCTTCAATATCCAAGTCTACC AGAAACCCAGTGCCATGCTCAGACTGAAGAATTCAACCACCCTGATCTGCACCTCCTCTGGATACCCAGCTCCCACAATCCTCTGGTACCAGTGCCCAGGAATACAAAGCAC GTGTGATGCGGATAATGACACTGTGGAGGTGCAGCCTCTCTTCACCAGCACCATGGAGGTGCAGAGTGAGCTGACCCTCAGTCCCTCAACTGAGGAGGTCACAGTGGAGTGTGTCACCTTTAACTTTGCTGGCAAAAATCGGGACATCTTCGTATCGC ATGTTCTTGCTACCACTTCATCAACATTTGTAATGTCCGAGCTGTTCACTCCCACTCTCATTGGAGCCACCAGCACAGCAGCCCTTCTGTTCCTTCTGCTTGTCATCGTTCTGTACAAATACAAGCAG AAACCCAAATATGAAGTCCGGTGGAAGATCATTCAGGCCAATGACGGGAATAACTACACCTTTATTGATCCTACTCAACTTCCTTATAACAAGAAGTGGGAGTTCCCTCGTGATAAGCTGAGGCTTG GCCAGATTCTGGGAGCAGGGGCTTTTGGGAAAGTTGTAGAGGCCACTGCCTATGGTCTGGGGACCGATGACAACATGACCACCCGTGTGGCAGTAAAGATGCTCAAGC caaGCGCCcactcagaggagagagaagctctgATGTCAGAACTGAAGATCCTCAGTCACCTGGGATGTCATGACAacattgttaacctgttgggggcgtGTACTCAAGGAG GCCCAATGCTGATGATCACAGAGTACTGTAGCCATGGTGACCTGCTGAACTTCCTGCGTGGCAAGGCCAAGCTGTTCCTGGACTCCACCCTGAGTGGACCAGGGGTTCCAGAGGTTTCAGGGGATAGTGATCACTACAAGAACACATGTAGCCAGGAGTCTCGTGTCAGGAG TGACAGTGGGATCTCCTGCTCCAGCTCAAACAACTACCAGGACATGCATCCAGCGCAGAGGCCCAAATACTGCCCTATGG GTTCTTTATGTGAGGATCCAGAGACAGACACCTGGTCGCTGGACATAGAAGACTTGTTGAGGGTCTCCTATCAGGTGGCTCAGGGAATGGACTTCCTTGCATCCAAAAAC TGCATTCACAGGGACGTGGCCGCTAGGAACGTCCTATTGACCGATGGCCACGTGGCTAAGATCTGCGACTTTGGGCTCGCTCGAGACATCGAGAATGACTCCAACTATGTGGTGAAAGGAAAT GCCCGTCTGCCAGTGAAGTGGATGGCCCCCGAGAGCATCTTTGACTGTGTGTACACGGTGCAGAGTGATGTCTGGTCCTATGGGATACTGCTGTGGGAGGTCTTCTCTCTGG GTAAGAGCCCATACCCTAATATTGTGGTGGACACCCGGTTTTACAAGATGATCAAAGATGGATGCCACATGTCACAGCCGGACTTTGCCCCTCCAGAGAT ATACACCATCATGAAGATGTGTTGGAACATGGAACCAACAGTGCGTCCAACCTTCAGTACCATTGGCCAGCTTATCCAGAGTCTACTGCCTGACCAGCCAGACCAG ACCTACAGGAATGTGCAGGATAAGACGCCACAGCAGGAGGCAGGAGAGCAGTGTGACCAAGCTAAGATTAGTGAGGATTGTGATCAGACACTGAACCACGAAGAAGAGGAACAGCCCCTGATGATGAGGAATAACAATTACCAGTTCTGCTGA
- the LOC100329180 gene encoding macrophage colony stimulating factor receptor-like protein precursor (The RefSeq protein has 3 substitutions compared to this genomic sequence): protein MVFLALFLGIMLCTAQERSPPVIRLNSVLLREAERTLPLGTSFTLTCEGDSTATWSTTAFKRRNTKQGSMITTRHLTADYTGTYKCVYDNQPDLFSEVHIYVKDPINILVTPRNMRDVKEGGDLLLCQLTDPSATDLSLRMANGDPTPPDMNYTVSPRRGILIRNLLISHSANYICSAKINGVTTRSKDITINVVQRLRWPPSVLIEVDGYVSIVGEELLIPCITSNPNHFYNVTWKHSSLKALNFLQKVMQDKQVHITSTVTIPAVTMSDTGNFTCTAMNEAGANRSTTYLQVVDEPYIRLIPRLSLNLYQNGSLVNVKEGENLEISILIEAYPQIKEHWWDVPMSHSHNISTHGETWTAQDNYRYESSLLLHRVRSEERGQYTLHTRSARLDRSITFNIQVYQKPSAMLRLKNSTTLICTSSGYPAPTILWCDADNDTVEVQPLFTSTMEVQSELTLSPSTEEVTVECVTFNFAGKNRDIFVSHVLATTSSTSVMSELFTPTLIGATSTAALLFLLLVIVLYKYKQKPKYEVRWKIIQANDGNNYTFIDPTQLPYNKKWEFPRDKLRLGQILGAGAFGKVVEATAYGLGTDDNMTTRVAVKMLKPSAHSEEREALMSELKILSHLGCHDNIVNLLGACTQGGPMLMITEYCSHGDLLNFLRGKAKLFLDSTLSGPGVPEVSGDSDHYKNTCSQESRVRSDSGISCSSSNNYQDMHPAQRPKYCPMGSLCEDPETDTWSLDIEDLLRVSYQVAQGMDFLASKNCIHRDVAARNVLLTDGHVAKICDFGLARDIENDSNYVVKGNARLPVKWMAPESIFDCVYTVQSDVWSYGILLWEVFSLGKSPYPNIVVDTRFYKMIKDGCHMSQPDFAPPEIYTIMKMCWNMEPTVRPTFSTIGQLIQSLLPDQPDQTYRNVQDKTPQQEAGEQCDQAKISEDCDQTLNHEEEEQPLMMRNNNYQFC, encoded by the exons ATGCTCTTCCTAGCCCTTTTCCTGGGCATCATGCTCTGCACAGCCCAAG AGCGAAGTCCTCCAGTGATCAGGCTGAACTCTGTGTTGCTGAGGGAGGCTGAGAGGACTTTGCCTTTAGGAACGTCGTTCACCTTGACCTGTGAGGGGGACAGCACAGCCACCTGGTCTACCACAGCGTTCAAAAGGAGGAACACTAAACAGGGGAGTATGATTACCACCAGGCACCTTACAGCAGACTACACTGGCACATACAAGTGTGTGTATGACAACCAACCAGACCTGTTCTCAGAGGTCCACATCTATGTGAAAG ATCCCATTAACATCCTGGTAACCCCCCGCAACATGAGAGATGTTAAGGAGGGCGGGGATCTTCTCCTCTGTCAGCTGACAGACCCCAGTGCCACAGACCTGTCCCTCCGTATGGCCAACGGAGACCCAACACCCCCCGACATGAACTACACTGTCAGTCCCAGGAGAGGGATCCTCATCAGAAACCTTCTGATCAGTCACAGTGCAAACTACATCTGCAGCGCAAAGATCAATGGGGTCACAACACGCTCCAAAGACATCACCATCAATGTCGTTCAAA GGTTGCGTTGGCCACCGTCTGTGTTAATTGAGGTAGATGGGTATGTTAGTATTGTTGGAGAGGAGCTCCTCATCCCCTGCatcaccagtaaccctaaccACTTCTACAACGTCACCTGGAAACACTCCTCCCTCAAA gcATTGAACTTCTTACAAAAAGTAATGCAGGACAAGCAGGTCCACATCACCAGTACTGTGACTATCCCAGCTGTGACCATGTCTGATACAGGAAACTTCACCTGTACAGCCATGAATGAGGCTGGGGCCAACAGGTCCACCACCTACCTGCAGGTCGTAG ACGAGCCTTACATTAGGCTCATACCCCGCCTGTCACCCAATCTATACCAAAATGGCTCCTTAGTCAATGTGAAAGAAGGGGAGAACCTTGAGATAAGCATTCTGATCGAGGCCTATCCCCAAATCAAGGAGCATTGGTGGGATGTGCCCATGTCTCACAGTCACAACATCTCCACTCATGGCGAGACATGGACCGCCCAAGACAATTACAG GTACGAGAGCAGCCTGCTGCTACACAGAGTCAGGTCTGAGGAGAGGGGCCAGTACACCCTCCACACCAGGAGCGCGCGCCTCGACAGATCCATCACCTTCAATATCCAAGTCTACC AGAAACCCAGTGCCATGCTCAGACTGAAGAATTCAACCACCCTGATCTGCACCTCCTCTGGATACCCAGCTCCCACAATCCTCTG GTGTGATGCGGATAATGACACTGTGGAGGTGCAGCCTCTCTTCACCAGCACCATGGAGGTGCAGAGTGAGCTGACCCTCAGTCCCTCAACTGAGGAGGTCACAGTGGAGTGTGTCACCTTTAACTTTGCTGGCAAAAATCGGGACATCTTCGTATCGC ATGTTCTTGCTACCACTTCATCAACATTTGTAATGTCCGAGCTGTTCACTCCCACTCTCATTGGAGCCACCAGCACAGCAGCCCTTCTGTTCCTTCTGCTTGTCATCGTTCTGTACAAATACAAGCAG AAACCCAAATATGAAGTCCGGTGGAAGATCATTCAGGCCAATGACGGGAATAACTACACCTTTATTGATCCTACTCAACTTCCTTATAACAAGAAGTGGGAGTTCCCTCGTGATAAGCTGAGGCTTG GCCAGATTCTGGGAGCAGGGGCTTTTGGGAAAGTTGTAGAGGCCACTGCCTATGGTCTGGGGACCGATGACAACATGACCACCCGTGTGGCAGTAAAGATGCTCAAGC caaGCGCCcactcagaggagagagaagctctgATGTCAGAACTGAAGATCCTCAGTCACCTGGGATGTCATGACAacattgttaacctgttgggggcgtGTACTCAAGGAG GCCCAATGCTGATGATCACAGAGTACTGTAGCCATGGTGACCTGCTGAACTTCCTGCGTGGCAAGGCCAAGCTGTTCCTGGACTCCACCCTGAGTGGACCAGGGGTTCCAGAGGTTTCAGGGGATAGTGATCACTACAAGAACACATGTAGCCAGGAGTCTCGTGTCAGGAG TGACAGTGGGATCTCCTGCTCCAGCTCAAACAACTACCAGGACATGCATCCAGCGCAGAGGCCCAAATACTGCCCTATGG GTTCTTTATGTGAGGATCCAGAGACAGACACCTGGTCGCTGGACATAGAAGACTTGTTGAGGGTCTCCTATCAGGTGGCTCAGGGAATGGACTTCCTTGCATCCAAAAAC TGCATTCACAGGGACGTGGCCGCTAGGAACGTCCTATTGACCGATGGCCACGTGGCTAAGATCTGCGACTTTGGGCTCGCTCGAGACATCGAGAATGACTCCAACTATGTGGTGAAAGGAAAT GCCCGTCTGCCAGTGAAGTGGATGGCCCCCGAGAGCATCTTTGACTGTGTGTACACGGTGCAGAGTGATGTCTGGTCCTATGGGATACTGCTGTGGGAGGTCTTCTCTCTGG GTAAGAGCCCATACCCTAATATTGTGGTGGACACCCGGTTTTACAAGATGATCAAAGATGGATGCCACATGTCACAGCCGGACTTTGCCCCTCCAGAGAT ATACACCATCATGAAGATGTGTTGGAACATGGAACCAACAGTGCGTCCAACCTTCAGTACCATTGGCCAGCTTATCCAGAGTCTACTGCCTGACCAGCCAGACCAG ACCTACAGGAATGTGCAGGATAAGACGCCACAGCAGGAGGCAGGAGAGCAGTGTGACCAAGCTAAGATTAGTGAGGATTGTGATCAGACACTGAACCACGAAGAAGAGGAACAGCCCCTGATGATGAGGAATAACAATTACCAGTTCTGCTGA
- the LOC100329180 gene encoding macrophage colony stimulating factor receptor-like protein isoform X1, with the protein MLQTRSMMSCASVDEKLEKRPQFSSPAHSMGNLLTKKERSPPVIRLNSVLLREAERTLPLGTSFTLTCEGDSTATWSTTAFKRRNTKQGSMITTRHLTADYTGTYKCVYDNQPDLFSEVHIYVKDPINILVTPRNMRDVKEGGDLLLCQLTDPSATDLSLRMANGDPTPPDMNYTVSPRRGILIRNLLISHSANYICSAKINGVTTRSKDITINVVQRLRWPPSVLIEVDGYVSIVGEELLIPCITSNPNHFYNVTWKHSSLKALNFLQKVMQDKQVHITSTVTIPAVTMSDTGNFTCTAMNEAGANRSTTYLQVVDEPYIRLIPRLSPNLYQNGSLVNVKEGENLEISILIEAYPQIKEHWWDVPMSHSHNISTHGETWTAQDNYRYESSLLLHRVRSEERGQYTLHTRSARLDRSITFNIQVYQKPSAMLRLKNSTTLICTSSGYPAPTILWYQCPGIQSTCDADNDTVEVQPLFTSTMEVQSELTLSPSTEEVTVECVTFNFAGKNRDIFVSHVLATTSSTFVMSELFTPTLIGATSTAALLFLLLVIVLYKYKQKPKYEVRWKIIQANDGNNYTFIDPTQLPYNKKWEFPRDKLRLGQILGAGAFGKVVEATAYGLGTDDNMTTRVAVKMLKPSAHSEEREALMSELKILSHLGCHDNIVNLLGACTQGGPMLMITEYCSHGDLLNFLRGKAKLFLDSTLSGPGVPEVSGDSDHYKNTCSQESRVRSDSGISCSSSNNYQDMHPAQRPKYCPMGSLCEDPETDTWSLDIEDLLRVSYQVAQGMDFLASKNCIHRDVAARNVLLTDGHVAKICDFGLARDIENDSNYVVKGNARLPVKWMAPESIFDCVYTVQSDVWSYGILLWEVFSLGKSPYPNIVVDTRFYKMIKDGCHMSQPDFAPPEIYTIMKMCWNMEPTVRPTFSTIGQLIQSLLPDQPDQTYRNVQDKTPQQEAGEQCDQAKISEDCDQTLNHEEEEQPLMMRNNNYQFC; encoded by the exons AGCGAAGTCCTCCAGTGATCAGGCTGAACTCTGTGTTGCTGAGGGAGGCTGAGAGGACTTTGCCTTTAGGAACGTCGTTCACCTTGACCTGTGAGGGGGACAGCACAGCCACCTGGTCTACCACAGCGTTCAAAAGGAGGAACACTAAACAGGGGAGTATGATTACCACCAGGCACCTTACAGCAGACTACACTGGCACATACAAGTGTGTGTATGACAACCAACCAGACCTGTTCTCAGAGGTCCACATCTATGTGAAAG ATCCCATTAACATCCTGGTAACCCCCCGCAACATGAGAGATGTTAAGGAGGGCGGGGATCTTCTCCTCTGTCAGCTGACAGACCCCAGTGCCACAGACCTGTCCCTCCGTATGGCCAACGGAGACCCAACACCCCCCGACATGAACTACACTGTCAGTCCCAGGAGAGGGATCCTCATCAGAAACCTTCTGATCAGTCACAGTGCAAACTACATCTGCAGCGCAAAGATCAATGGGGTCACAACACGCTCCAAAGACATCACCATCAATGTCGTTCAAA GGTTGCGTTGGCCACCGTCTGTGTTAATTGAGGTAGATGGGTATGTTAGTATTGTTGGAGAGGAGCTCCTCATCCCCTGCatcaccagtaaccctaaccACTTCTACAACGTCACCTGGAAACACTCCTCCCTCAAA gcATTGAACTTCTTACAAAAAGTAATGCAGGACAAGCAGGTCCACATCACCAGTACTGTGACTATCCCAGCTGTGACCATGTCTGATACAGGAAACTTCACCTGTACAGCCATGAATGAGGCTGGGGCCAACAGGTCCACCACCTACCTGCAGGTCGTAG ACGAGCCTTACATTAGGCTCATACCCCGCCTGTCACCCAATCTATACCAAAATGGCTCCTTAGTCAATGTGAAAGAAGGGGAGAACCTTGAGATAAGCATTCTGATCGAGGCCTATCCCCAAATCAAGGAGCATTGGTGGGATGTGCCCATGTCTCACAGTCACAACATCTCCACTCATGGCGAGACATGGACCGCCCAAGACAATTACAG GTACGAGAGCAGCCTGCTGCTACACAGAGTCAGGTCTGAGGAGAGGGGCCAGTACACCCTCCACACCAGGAGCGCGCGCCTCGACAGATCCATCACCTTCAATATCCAAGTCTACC AGAAACCCAGTGCCATGCTCAGACTGAAGAATTCAACCACCCTGATCTGCACCTCCTCTGGATACCCAGCTCCCACAATCCTCTGGTACCAGTGCCCAGGAATACAAAGCAC GTGTGATGCGGATAATGACACTGTGGAGGTGCAGCCTCTCTTCACCAGCACCATGGAGGTGCAGAGTGAGCTGACCCTCAGTCCCTCAACTGAGGAGGTCACAGTGGAGTGTGTCACCTTTAACTTTGCTGGCAAAAATCGGGACATCTTCGTATCGC ATGTTCTTGCTACCACTTCATCAACATTTGTAATGTCCGAGCTGTTCACTCCCACTCTCATTGGAGCCACCAGCACAGCAGCCCTTCTGTTCCTTCTGCTTGTCATCGTTCTGTACAAATACAAGCAG AAACCCAAATATGAAGTCCGGTGGAAGATCATTCAGGCCAATGACGGGAATAACTACACCTTTATTGATCCTACTCAACTTCCTTATAACAAGAAGTGGGAGTTCCCTCGTGATAAGCTGAGGCTTG GCCAGATTCTGGGAGCAGGGGCTTTTGGGAAAGTTGTAGAGGCCACTGCCTATGGTCTGGGGACCGATGACAACATGACCACCCGTGTGGCAGTAAAGATGCTCAAGC caaGCGCCcactcagaggagagagaagctctgATGTCAGAACTGAAGATCCTCAGTCACCTGGGATGTCATGACAacattgttaacctgttgggggcgtGTACTCAAGGAG GCCCAATGCTGATGATCACAGAGTACTGTAGCCATGGTGACCTGCTGAACTTCCTGCGTGGCAAGGCCAAGCTGTTCCTGGACTCCACCCTGAGTGGACCAGGGGTTCCAGAGGTTTCAGGGGATAGTGATCACTACAAGAACACATGTAGCCAGGAGTCTCGTGTCAGGAG TGACAGTGGGATCTCCTGCTCCAGCTCAAACAACTACCAGGACATGCATCCAGCGCAGAGGCCCAAATACTGCCCTATGG GTTCTTTATGTGAGGATCCAGAGACAGACACCTGGTCGCTGGACATAGAAGACTTGTTGAGGGTCTCCTATCAGGTGGCTCAGGGAATGGACTTCCTTGCATCCAAAAAC TGCATTCACAGGGACGTGGCCGCTAGGAACGTCCTATTGACCGATGGCCACGTGGCTAAGATCTGCGACTTTGGGCTCGCTCGAGACATCGAGAATGACTCCAACTATGTGGTGAAAGGAAAT GCCCGTCTGCCAGTGAAGTGGATGGCCCCCGAGAGCATCTTTGACTGTGTGTACACGGTGCAGAGTGATGTCTGGTCCTATGGGATACTGCTGTGGGAGGTCTTCTCTCTGG GTAAGAGCCCATACCCTAATATTGTGGTGGACACCCGGTTTTACAAGATGATCAAAGATGGATGCCACATGTCACAGCCGGACTTTGCCCCTCCAGAGAT ATACACCATCATGAAGATGTGTTGGAACATGGAACCAACAGTGCGTCCAACCTTCAGTACCATTGGCCAGCTTATCCAGAGTCTACTGCCTGACCAGCCAGACCAG ACCTACAGGAATGTGCAGGATAAGACGCCACAGCAGGAGGCAGGAGAGCAGTGTGACCAAGCTAAGATTAGTGAGGATTGTGATCAGACACTGAACCACGAAGAAGAGGAACAGCCCCTGATGATGAGGAATAACAATTACCAGTTCTGCTGA